The following are encoded together in the Corticium candelabrum chromosome 1, ooCorCand1.1, whole genome shotgun sequence genome:
- the LOC134182475 gene encoding transmembrane emp24 domain-containing protein 2-like: protein MRDSAIMADFRILCVSLLLMFVTTCQGYFISVDAHEEVCFHDRVSSGTKLGLTFEVIEGGFLDIDVKITGPDDKIIYSGERESNGKYTVAAHMDGVFKYCFSNMMSSMTPKTVMFSVDVGDAPKDADDTETHHNKLEQMVEELSVALTGVKHEQEYMEVRERIHRHINDNTNSRVVWWSFFEALLLVIMTVGQIYYLRRFFEVKRVV, encoded by the exons ATGCGTGATTCAGCCATCATGGCAGACTTCAGGATTCTTTGCGTTTCCCTTTTACTAATGTTTGTAACGACTTGTCAAGGCTACTTCATATCTGTAGATGCTCATGAAGAGGTTTGCTTTCATGACCGCGTATCTTCTGGAACCAAACTAGGTCTGACGTTTGAAGTAATTGAGGGAGGATTTCTCGACATAGATGTAAAG ATCACTGGCCCGGATGATAAGATTATCTATTCGGgagagagagagtctaacGGCAAATATACAGTGGCTGCTCACATGGACGGCGTATTCAAATACTGCTTTAGTAATATGATGTCTAGTATGACGCCTAAGACGGTCATGTTCTCTGTGGACGTTGGAGATGCACCCAAGGATGCGGATGACACTGAGA CTCATCATAACAAGTTAGAACAGATGGTTGAAGAGTTATCTGTAGCACTTACCGGAGTCAAGCATGAACAAGAGTACATGGAAGTGAGAGAACGAATACACCGCCACA TCAATGATAATACAAATTCACGTGTTGTCTGGTGGTCATTTTTTGAAGCTCTCTTGCTGGTCATCATGACAGTAGGACAGATCTACTATCTACGACGTTTCTTTGAAGTGAAGCGTGTAGTTTAA
- the LOC134182484 gene encoding protein CutA homolog, producing MQRNILSFVSRVGCFLRKYCTLIAFTGTIAAAQSDIHSRSLFSAANSSTHSRDMASDEYSAAFVTCPDISTANEIARGIVQQKLAACVNVIPGISSVYEWQGSIEESSEILLMIKTRTSRIPDVVTFVNKNHPFEVPEVISMKIDQGSAGYLQWIAAIVPRNGASDTDS from the exons ATGCAAAGAAATATTCTTTCTTTCGTTTCTCGTGTTGGGTGCTTTTTGAGGAAGTATTGCACTCTTATTGCATTTACTGGAACAATAGCAGCAGCTCAATCAGACATCCATTCTCGGTCTTTGTTTTCCGCAGCAAACAGCAGCACACACTCTAGAGATATGGCCTCCGACGAGTATTCTGCTGCTTTTGTCACTTGCCCTGACATTTCGACTGCCAACGAAATTGCAAG AGGAATTGTTCAACAGAAGTTGGCAGCCTGTGTAAATGTTATACCCGGAATATCATCAGT ATATGAATGGCAAGGAAGTATTGAAGAAAGTTCAGAAATTTTATTG ATGATCAAGACAAGAACGTCGAGAATCCCTGATGTTGTTACCTTTGTGAATAAGAACCATCCATTTGAAGTGCCTGAAGTAATCAGTATGAAG ATTGATCAAGGAAGTGCAGGATACCTCCAGTGGATTGCAGCAATAGTCCCTAGAAATGGAGCAAGTGATACTGACTCATGA